GGCGAACAGCATGCGGCGGTTATGCGACATACCCCATTGGCGCAACGCATTGATGGTGCCGAAAGGCTCGCCGCTTTCCGGGTCCTTCCAATGCAGGCTGAGCGTTTCACGCTTCAGGTCGATGCTGACTAAGCGGAAGTTCTGGCCCTCGAAAATCTCTTCCTTGCTGGTTACCGGTTGCGCCTGGTGGTCACAGCCCGCTGCCAGCACAACGGCACAGGGCAGCAACCAGCGCAGCGAACGGCGCAGACAGGGCAAGAGGTGGCCTGAGACGATGGACATGCCACGATGGTCGCCGCCCAGACCGGGCGGATGCAAGTCCGGCGAGACGCATGATTGAAGAAAGGAAGCCAGCTAGCATGTCTGGCCATCCCCATAGAGCTAGGGAGCGGCGCATGCGTGATCTGGATACGGTGGAGATCAAGGCCTTCGTCCCAGCGCGGGACTACGCGCTCAGCCAGGCGTTCTACCGCGACTTGGGCTTCGAGGAGGGCTGGTCCGATAGCAACCTCACCTACTTCCGGCGCGGCCACACCAGCTTCCTGCTGCAGAACTTCTACGAGGAGGCGTTGGCGGGAAACTTCATGATGCACTTGCTCGTGGCGAACGTGGATGCATGGTGGGCGCACGTACAGGACTGCGCCGTCATTGACCGCTATGGCGTGCGGTTTGTGCAGCCGCAGGATCAGCCTTGGCGCATGCGCGACTTCGTGCTGACCGATCCTAGCGGGGTACTGTGGCGGATCGCGCAGAACCTCTGACACCCTGCCTGACTATACTGGCCGCTTTCCCCACCGTAGCGTATCGATGCCATACACACCCATCGTCGCGACTCTCGGCTATGTGTTGTCGCCGGATCGTCGGCAAGTCCTCATGATCCACCGCAACTCGCGGCCCGATGACATGCATCTGGGCAAGTACAACGGGCTGGGTGGCAAGATGGAGCCCGAGGAAGACATTGCCGCCTGCATGCGCCGCGAGATTCTCGAGGAGGCTGGCATCATTTGCGAGTCGATGTCGCTGCGCGGCACGCTCAACTGGCCTGGTTTCGGCAAGCAAGGCGAAGACTGGCTGGGTTTCATCTTCGTGATCGACCGCTACAGCGGCACGCCCCTCACTTCCAACCCGGAGGGCACACTGGAGTGGGTGCCCGTCGACCGGTTGATGGAGCTGCCGATGTGGGAGGGCGACCGCCACTTTTTGCCGCTGGTGTTCGACGGTGACCCGCGGCCGTTCCATGGGGTGATGCCGTACAAAGACGGTCGCATGCAGTCCTGGGCGTTTTCGCGGCTGTGAGCGGACAGATCATCCGCATCGTTGCTGCGGTGATCCGCGATGAACAGGGCAGGGTGTTGATGGTGCGTAAGCGTGGCGCGGCCGTATGGCAGCAGCCGGGTGGCAAGCGCGACGCGGATGATCACGATGACTTGCACACGTTGGCGCGTGAGCTGCACGAGGAACTGGGGTGCGTCATGCGGCGTGAGGGTGCGCGATGGTTGGGGCGGTTCAGCGCACCGGCGGCTAATGAGCTTGGGCATGTCGTTGAGGCCGAGGTTTACGAGGTCGCAGCGGACGGGCTTTTCGTTGCTCGGGCGGAGATTGAGGCGGTGTGCTGGGTCGACCCGGTGACGCCGGGTGATTTGTTGATTGCCCAGTTGAGTCGGGAGTCGATTTTGCCGTTGGTGGCGGGGGCGTAGGGTTGGGGTGAGGGGTCAATCTGACCTCGCGGCTTCATAAG
This genomic window from Dyella terrae contains:
- a CDS encoding VOC family protein; translation: MRDLDTVEIKAFVPARDYALSQAFYRDLGFEEGWSDSNLTYFRRGHTSFLLQNFYEEALAGNFMMHLLVANVDAWWAHVQDCAVIDRYGVRFVQPQDQPWRMRDFVLTDPSGVLWRIAQNL
- a CDS encoding NUDIX hydrolase; the protein is MPYTPIVATLGYVLSPDRRQVLMIHRNSRPDDMHLGKYNGLGGKMEPEEDIAACMRREILEEAGIICESMSLRGTLNWPGFGKQGEDWLGFIFVIDRYSGTPLTSNPEGTLEWVPVDRLMELPMWEGDRHFLPLVFDGDPRPFHGVMPYKDGRMQSWAFSRL
- a CDS encoding NUDIX hydrolase yields the protein MSGQIIRIVAAVIRDEQGRVLMVRKRGAAVWQQPGGKRDADDHDDLHTLARELHEELGCVMRREGARWLGRFSAPAANELGHVVEAEVYEVAADGLFVARAEIEAVCWVDPVTPGDLLIAQLSRESILPLVAGA